In the Anastrepha obliqua isolate idAnaObli1 chromosome 1, idAnaObli1_1.0, whole genome shotgun sequence genome, one interval contains:
- the LOC129246362 gene encoding polycomb protein Scm, producing the protein MSGGRESNSSNTSSNSTGVSTTASSTPTSSGQNNNGNQRSRGRPAKRATCTWCGESKQLLQYVLPTQNGKKEFCSETCIAEFRKAYNKGACTQCDNVIRDGAPNKDFCSVMCMNKHQKKNGSTRQHSSGGAGGRGDLERGKLSSIGGGSCTPTGPFQYESFHVFDWDAYLEETGSVAAPAECFKQALNPPINDFKIGMKLEALDPRNVTSTCIATVVGVLGSRLRLRLDGSDSQNDFWRLVDSNEIHAIGHCEKNGGMLQPPLGFRMNASSWPGYLCKILNNAMVAPEEIFQPEPPGPAENLFKVGQKLEAVDKKNPQLICCATVDAIKDDQIHVTFDGWRGAFDYWCSYDSRDIFPVGWCARSCHPMQPPGHKSRTDSSSSKHRSPRPRYTFVQETDAMVPATPVTAHFHTNCKGGPFINSSKLPSMVTGPTHQTLAKLCLQEVLAASTDTQQLSKLLFALEGDVHIVPAAGKNFTIKIPSQLRMRDDDSLAQFIETLCTTCRACPNLISLVPATEECEKCAIAKKRQLSQSTTPPTSPVIPEKRKALGLLGEKTHIIKQEIPTSTTSTHIVDSSSAPAMVAVGAGIPKNDVDHKLSLNNNNLVPVQIKVEPNTNGTSTATQAQSLRQIRLHHLNNPDDAIQLPNTTSSAATSTNSNAKYLAPLVAEVHPEQSSVVNTVIGSSTYKSPSTLSSSASLPTSVSTPFSGSQSASSTAAAAAGTVVFSAAAPPTAAASSLSSAALPPLRSHPGDWSIEEVIQFIESNDSSLAIHGDLFRKHEIDGKALLLLNSEMMMKYMGLKLGPALKICNLVNKVNGRRNNMSL; encoded by the exons ATGTCGGGCGGAAGGGAGTCAAACAGCAGTAATACGAGCTCCAACAGTACCGGAGTTTCGACAACTGCGTCCTCCACGCCCACATCATCAGGCCAAAATAACAACGGCAATCAGCGCTCTCGTGGGCGTCCAGCCAAACGCGCCACTTGTACGTGGTGCGGCGAGAGTAAGCAACTTCTACAGTATGTGTTACCCACTCAAAACGGCAAGAAGGAGTTCTGTTCGGAAACGTGTATTGCGGAATTTCGGAAAGCGTACAACAAGGGTGCGTGCACGCAATGCGATAATGTCATTCGAGACGGCGcgccaaataaagatttttgttCAGTTATGTGCATGAACAAACATCAGAAGAAGAACGGATCGACGCGACAGCATAGCAGTGGTGGTGCTGGTGGACGTGGCGATTTGGAACGTGGCAAATTGTCATCTATTGGCGGTGGCTCCTGTACGCCAACTGGCCCATTTCAATATGAAAGCTTTCACGTATTTGATTGGGATGCATATTTGGAG GAGACTGGGAGTGTGGCGGCACCGGCGGAGTGCTTTAAGCAAGCACTGAACCCTCCAatcaacgatttcaaaattgGCATGAAATTAGAGGCGCTGGATCCCCGAAATGTTACTTCGACATGTATTGCGACGGTTGTGGGAGTGCTCGGTTCGCGGCTGCGACTGCGCTTGGATGGCAGTGACAGTCAGAATGATTTTTGGCGCTTGGTCGACTCGAATGAGATCCATGCGATTGGGCACTGTGAGAAGAACGGCGGAATGTTGCAACCACCACTCGGCTTTCGCATGAATGCCTCCAGCTGGCCCGGTTACCTGTGCAAGATATTAAATAACGCAATGGTTGCGCCGGAAGAGATTTTCCAACCAGAGCCGCCAGGTCCTGCGGAGAATCTCTTCAAAGTTGGCCAAAAGCTCGAGGCGGTCGACAAAAAGAATCCGCAACTGATTTGCTGTGCGACGGTTGATGCGATCAAAGACGACCAAATTCATGTGACATTCGATGGGTGGCGTGGGGCATTCGACTACTGGTGTAGCTACGATTCCCGGGATATATTTCCGGTCGGTTGGTGCGCACGTAGTTGTCATCCAATGCAACCGCCGGGTCATAAATCGCGTACCGATTCGAGTTCGAGCAAGCACCGCAGCCCACGGCCACGCTATACTTTCGTCCAGGAGACAGACGCAATGGTACCGGCTACTCCCGTCACCGCACACTTCCACACAAACTGCAAAGGCGGCCCATTCATCAACAGTTCCAAGTTGCCATCAATGGTCACTGGACCCACACATCAAACATTGGCGAAACTATGCTTGCAGGAAGTACTGGCTGCCAGCACAGACACACAACAGCTTTCGAAACTACTATTTGCATTGGAGGGAGATGTTCACATTGTGCCAGCAGCAGGAAAAAATTTCACC ATCAAAATTCCGTCGCAATTACGAATGAGAGACGACGACAGCTTGGCACAATTCATTGAAACTCTGTGCACGACATGTAGAGCATGTCCCAATCTCATATCTTTGGTACCCGCCACGGAAGAATGTGAAAAATGTGCCATTGCTAAGAAGAGACAGTTGTCACAGAGTACCACGCCGCCTACGTCGCCAGTTATACCTGAGAAACGCAAAGCGCTCGGTTTGCTGGGCGAAAAGacgcatattataaaacaagaaATACCCACTTCAACAACTTCCACACACATCGTGGACTCATCTTCCGCACCGGCCATGGTAGCTGTGGGTGCTGGCATACCGAAAAACGACGTTGACCACAAATTATCGCTTAACAATAACAATTTAGTACCAGTGCAAATTAAGGTTGAACCGAATACAAATGGTACCTCGACTGCAACACAAGCGCAGTCACTGCGTCAGATACGACTGCACCACCTGAACAATCCGGACGATGCAATACAGCTACCAAACACCACATCCAGTGCTGCAACTTCGACGAACTCCAATGCTAAGTATCTGGCACCACTTGTGGCCGAAGTGCATCCAGAACAATCCAGTGTTGTCAATACGGTCATTGGATCGTCGACATACAAATCCCCATCCACACTGTCGTCCAGCGCATCCTTACCTACATCGGTATCGACACCATTTAGCGGTTCGCAGTCTGCTTCATCGACTGCGGCAGCTGCTGCGGGGACGGTTGTTTTCTCGGCGGCTGCACCACCAACCGCTGCGGCATCATCACTGAGTTCTGCTGCTTTACCGCCACTACGTTCACACCCCGGCGATTGGTCCATTGAGGAAGTGATACAGTTCATTGAAAGCAACGATAGCTCACTTGCTATACACGGCGATCTGTTTCGCAAGCAC GAAATTGACGGAAAAGCACTGCTGCTTCTTAATTCCGAAATGATGATGAAGTACATGGGTCTTAAATTAGGACCTGccttaaaaatatgcaatttagTGAATAAGGTTAACGGTAGACGCAACAATATGTCATTATAA